The following proteins come from a genomic window of Drosophila sulfurigaster albostrigata strain 15112-1811.04 chromosome X, ASM2355843v2, whole genome shotgun sequence:
- the LOC133848813 gene encoding mitochondrial import receptor subunit TOM40 homolog 2-like has product MGNVASEMKQNQKEKQKISKESFYRIFGLRMVNEGDGYAIDGERLKIQREQQLQMPQQPQQQQQPEEKQQQSEFELGNPGAIADLHHQCHEMWPQTFEGFRLNISRTLSQSLAVGHALQVGQKSQLANCQFNGSFVGERMHPMTGETYPAIMGEVDAKGNVRATLMHFMAARWRCKWMANVLDGELQNTRLFVDYFGKSCTCSWVLSNLDVRHQMGVCVASYLQQVTPQLALGVDLIYQREQIVPGGQAALVSAVARYQHDDNRLWSAVFSLHSLELCYSQLYGQCLGASVQLRANILKRQAISRLCYHCFIPKMGFNFRGGIDTRGVISALCERRLEPLPIVLQLSGKLNHRTNRFRFGLGLLIG; this is encoded by the coding sequence ATGGGAAATGTGGCGAGTGAAATGAAACAGAATcagaaagaaaagcaaaagattaGCAAGGAGAGTTTCTATCGTATTTTTGGCTTACGCATGGTCAACGAAGGCGATGGCTATGCGATCGATGGCGAGCGATTAAAGATACAACGcgagcaacagttgcagatgccacaacaaccacaacaacaacagcaaccagaagaaaaacaacagcaatcagAGTTCGAACTGGGAAATCCGGGAGCAATTGCCGATTTGCATCATCAGTGTCATGAGATGTGGCCGCAAACTTTTGAAGGATTTCGATTGAATATTAGTCGCACTTTAAGCCAATCTCTGGCTGTTGGCCATGCGCTGCAAGTGGGCCAGAAATCGCAGTTGGCCAATTGTCAATTCAATGGCAGCTTTGTGGGTGAACGAATGCATCCGATGACGGGTGAAACATATCCCGCGATTATGGGTGAAGTGGATGCCAAGGGGAATGTTAGGGCCACATTGATGCACTTTATGGCCGCaagatggcgctgcaaatggATGGCCAATGTGCTGGATGGTGAGCTGCAGAATACACGTctatttgttgattatttcGGCAAAAGTTGCACCTGCAGCTGGGTGCTGAGCAACCTCGATGTCCGTCATCAGATGGGCGTCTGTGTGGCATCGTATTTGCAACAGGTGACGCCACAATTGGCCCTTGGCGTTGACCTCATCTATCAGCGTGAGCAAATTGTGCCCGGCGGTCAGGCGGCCTTAGTTTCGGCTGTGGCACGTTATCAACACGATGATAATCGTCTCTGGTCAGCGGTGTTCAGTCTGCATTCGCTCGAACTCTGCTATTCCCAGTTGTATGGCCAATGTCTGGGGGCAAGTGTTCAATTGCGTGCCAATATCTTGAAGCGTCAGGCGATATCGAGGCTTTGCTATCATTGTTTCATCCCAAAGATGGGATTCAATTTTCGCGGTGGCATCGATACACGCGGCGTGATTAGCGCCCTCTGTGAGCGGCGTCTCGAACCTCTTCCGATTGTGTTGCAGCTCAGCGGCAAGTTGAATCATCGCACCAATCGCTTTCGCTTTGGTCTCGGACTCCTCATtggctaa